In Fibrobacter sp. UWEL, the following are encoded in one genomic region:
- a CDS encoding UPF0175 family protein, producing the protein MVKVAKDVNLRYIVSQRFPVCQISMNIPEEVLFDTHMNKERALSFAKCAVALEFYRNLGVSVGYCAEIAGMTEEDFVKYLGSKGISIFHFENENEFMEELKNA; encoded by the coding sequence ATGGTCAAAGTTGCAAAAGATGTAAATTTAAGGTATATTGTAAGCCAGAGGTTTCCCGTGTGCCAAATATCCATGAATATTCCAGAAGAGGTATTGTTTGATACCCACATGAACAAGGAACGTGCACTTTCTTTTGCAAAGTGTGCCGTTGCTCTGGAATTTTATAGAAATCTTGGAGTTTCTGTTGGGTATTGCGCTGAGATTGCGGGAATGACCGAAGAGGACTTTGTAAAGTATCTCGGTAGCAAGGGCATTTCCATATTCCATTTTGAAAACGAAAATGAGTTTATGGAAGAACTGAAAAATGCGTAG
- a CDS encoding DUF3368 domain-containing protein produces MRRVVINSTPLIILGNLNLLNVLHRLYGVVSVPQAVIREITAKKTAKFLGLTVTGTLGVLLKAKSNGIIGEVKPIMDEMNRLSFYVSEGVRNMVLTQAGELDK; encoded by the coding sequence ATGCGTAGAGTTGTAATTAATTCTACCCCATTAATCATTCTTGGAAATTTAAACCTTTTGAACGTACTTCACCGTTTGTATGGTGTGGTGTCTGTTCCGCAGGCCGTTATTAGAGAGATAACGGCAAAGAAAACTGCCAAATTTCTAGGTTTAACTGTAACTGGAACATTAGGAGTCTTGCTTAAAGCGAAATCAAATGGAATTATCGGTGAAGTAAAACCTATTATGGATGAGATGAATCGTCTTTCTTTTTATGTTAGCGAAGGTGTTCGTAATATGGTTTTAACGCAGGCTGGAGAGTTGGATAAGTGA
- a CDS encoding metallophosphoesterase, producing MTCFFVSDLHIDFYAPLTRTVPLLRRCFEDFFEKHFLLADVCCIAGDIANNYFTYVEFLKFISEKYSQVYICLGNHDVITEREGVFGADRDFPTSESKIAFYLQEAAKIPNVHLLENSALGGFAGCMGMCDFSYKHNPDARIEDYKLMWKVRWFDGRHWNYKGNDVAALWAHYKSVMNDLTAARPKIMMTHFLPMEFGMAEMYLTNPNSTYFFFQGDEFLKNLDEGSIWQAGHTHSAIKRVVRDSLGKSHLLLCNPVGYPTEHPYEENNLKREDFLLEI from the coding sequence GTGACCTGTTTCTTCGTTAGTGATTTGCATATTGATTTTTATGCGCCTTTGACAAGGACGGTGCCTTTGCTGCGCCGTTGCTTTGAGGATTTCTTTGAGAAACATTTTTTGCTGGCGGATGTTTGCTGTATCGCTGGGGACATTGCGAATAATTACTTCACCTATGTAGAGTTCCTGAAGTTTATTTCGGAAAAGTATAGCCAAGTTTATATCTGCCTGGGCAATCACGATGTCATTACGGAACGTGAGGGTGTGTTTGGGGCAGATCGTGACTTTCCTACTTCCGAAAGTAAGATTGCGTTCTACTTGCAGGAGGCTGCAAAAATTCCCAACGTCCACCTGCTGGAAAATAGTGCGTTGGGCGGATTTGCGGGTTGCATGGGGATGTGCGATTTCAGCTATAAGCACAATCCGGATGCTCGCATTGAAGATTACAAGTTAATGTGGAAAGTTCGCTGGTTTGATGGACGCCACTGGAATTACAAGGGCAATGATGTGGCTGCTCTCTGGGCTCACTATAAGTCCGTCATGAATGACCTGACGGCGGCTCGCCCGAAAATCATGATGACTCATTTTCTGCCTATGGAATTCGGCATGGCGGAAATGTACCTGACCAATCCCAACTCCACCTACTTCTTCTTTCAGGGAGATGAATTCCTGAAAAATCTGGACGAGGGTTCCATCTGGCAGGCGGGACACACTCACTCTGCCATCAAGCGGGTGGTTCGCGATAGCTTGGGTAAATCCCATCTCTTGCTTTGCAATCCTGTTGGGTATCCCACAGAACATCCTTATGAAGAAAACAACCTAAAGCGAGAAGATTTTCTTCTTGAAATATAA